Genomic DNA from Marispirochaeta aestuarii:
GGCGACAAGTCGGAACGGATTCCCAGGGTTTGTCCGGCAAAAAGAAGGCCCCAGTACATCATACACACAAAGAGCCCGATTCCGAAACCGATTGATCTTCCTCCCTTCCGGGTCAATACTCCGGCGGGGAAGGCGAAGAGCAGAAAAATAACACAGGCCGCCGGCAGGGCAATCTTCTTGTGGTATTCCAGAAGGTGCATCTGGAGGGAGCGATCCCGAATATCCCGTTCCCTGGCGGTCCGAAGCTGTTCCTGTCTGGCAGCGATCTTCGTGCCGGGCAGCTTTTTTCCTGATAGAAAGGTCTCCAGATAGAGAGCCGCAAGGTCTGTCTCAAGCTGATCGACCTGCATCTGATTATGCATTGTCCTTTGGGATAATTGTTCCCTTTTTTCTTTAATAACAGCGAGAATATCCCTGATGCTTTTTTCCCGGGGAGTCAGACTATGGACCGCAAGACTGATATCCTTCAGCAGGATATTGTACTCCATGATATCGGCGCTGGAATATTCATAGAATCCCCGTCGTTTCTGATCGCTCACGATGCTGACCACATCGTACAAACGGAGACTTATTACGCCCCCGCTTCCGTAATTCTTATCCAGGACTCCCCTGGAGGCATTGATTGTTCGACGGTTTTTTTTCTCGTCCCGGTCAAAGATCACGATATCTTCGATACTCCCCGATTCTACCTTGCCCGTTGCTATAACCCTGTCGCGGTAGCGTTTAATCGAATAAGCTTCAAGCTCCAGCGCCGGATTGCTGTAGAGAATTTCCCGGTACAGGGTGTTGAACCTCATGGTTCCGGCGGGAAGAAGTACATCGTTGGAAAAATAGGCAAGGACGCCAAAGATCAGTCCCAGGGTAAAAATGGGCAGTGCGATTGTTTTCAGGGGTATCCCCGCCGACTGCATGGCAAGAATCTCGTTATCCCCCACCAGCCTGCCGACCGCCATCAGACCCCCTACCAGGGCGGAAAAGGGAAAACTGTAGGAGATAATATTAGGTACAGCGTATACTATGAGCCGCAGGACATCCCCCGGAGCGACGTTCTTTGACAGGATCTCTTCCGCCATAAGCAGAATCTGATTTATGAAGAAGATAAAAAAGAAGAACAGAAAAACAACAGCGAAGGAAAGGATAAACTCCCCCGCCACATATCTGAATAGTATTGTTTTTCTCCGTATTACAGCTAAATCAGACACCGGTCGATCCGAAACCTCCTGTTCCCCGCTCAGTACCTGGCAGTCGGCTCTTCTCCTCAAAAACTGCCTGTATTACCGGAGCAAAGACTATCTGAGCGATCCTCTCTCCCGGCAGGATAGTCACCTCTTCGGCGGAGAGATTAACCATGATGACCTTGATTTCTCCGCGGTAATCGGCATCGATAGTACCGGGGCTGTTGAGCACCGTCAGCCCCCGTCTGAGGGCGAGGCCTGATCGGGGACGGACCTGGGCTTCGAATCCAGGGGGAATCTCCAGAAAAAGACCAGTGGGGATCAGCGCTCGTTCCAGACTTTTAAGAACGACTGCACCATCAAGAGCCGCTTTCAGGTCTGCGCCGGAGGATACCTCTGTCGAGTATACAGGAGCCCCAGATTCAGGAAGAATCGCTGGTACCCGAATCGAGCCTGTTGAATCCATTGCCAGTCTCCTTGTAAAAAAGCGGATTGCCCCGGTAAGACAGGACAATCCGCTGAATCTTTTTCTGATCCATGGGGATCATACGGGGGTCAGGCTATCGCCTTTTCTGCCCCTGATTACCGCTGTTGCTTTTATCGGGATCGATGGCATCGATATAACTTAAGTTTATTCTTCCCATCCTGTCGATCTCTATCAGCTTGACCGGGATTTCCTGATCAACCTTAAGTACATCAGAGACAGAATTAACCCGTTCCCGGGAAAGCTTTGAAATGTGAACAAGCCCCTCTTTACCGGGAAGTATTTCGACAAAAGCACCGAAATCCATGATTCTCTTTACCGTGCCCTGGTAGATAGTCCCGATTTCCGGCTCCTCAACGATTCCGCGAACCATCGCTTCACCGGCCTCGGCGCTTGCCTGATCCCTGCCAAAGATGGTGACGAGACCGCTGTCGTCGATGTTGATGCTTGCACCGGAGCGCTCGCTTATGCCTTTGATCACCTTGCCGCCGGGTCCGATAACAGCGCCGATCTTGTCCTCGTCAACCTTGAGAGTAATAATCTTCGGTGCATATTCGGACATGTTGCCCTGATGAGAACTGATTGTTTCGTTCATTATACCGAGGATATGCATCCGGCCCTTTTTAGCCTGACTGAGAGCAGTGGCCATGATCTCCTGGGATACCCCGGAAATCTTGATATCCATCTGAAAAGCAGTAATCCCGTCTTCAGTTCCTGCGACTTTAAAATCCATGTCGCCCAGATGGTCTTCTTCACCAAGAATATCCGAAAGAACCACCGTTTTTTCCGGAGAGCTTATCAGGCCCATGGCAATACCAGCTACGGGTTTCTTTATCGGAACCCCGGCGCTCTGCAATGAAAGGGAGCTGCCGCATACGGTAGCCATGGATGAAGAACCGTTGGACTCAAGTATCTCAGATACTACCCGTACGGTATAGGGAAAATCCTCTTTTTTGGGAAGGACCCCTTCAATGGCACGCTGCGCAAGATGTCCATGCCCGATTTCCCGTCGCCCGGTACCCATACGTCCCGTTTCCCCTACTGAAAAGGGAGGGAAGTTATAGTGAAGCATGAAGTTTTCATAGCTTTTGTCGCCGTCTATGTCGTCTACGATTTTTTCATCAGAAACAGTCCCCAGGGTCGTTACAGCCAGAGCCTGTGTTTCTCCCCGGGTAAAAAGGGCGCTTCCGTGGGTACGGGGCAGAACCCGTATTTCACAGCTGATAGGCCGGATATCTTCAACACTCCGCCCGTCAGTACGTTTACCGTTTTTCAGGATGGAGGATCGAACAATGGTGTACTCCAGTTCCTCAAAGATCTTGTCTACCTTTCCGTAGTCCTCTTCTTCAAGTTTTTCCTCGAAGGCCTTGAGGGTCTCTTCCTTGACAGCTTTAATGGCTGCATAACGCTCAAATTTCCCCAGTACGAAGCAGGCTTCCTCGAGTTTCGGTGTGGCAAATGATTTAATCTCGTCTTCCAGAGCAAAGACCTCTTCAACCTCCACCAGGGGAAGTTTCTCTTTGCCGGCCTTTTCCCGGAGTTCGAGCTGTGCGGCACAAATCTTCTTGATTTCTACTTCCGCCAGCGCGATAGCCTCCAGCATTCTTTCCTCGGCAACCTCTTTGGCTCCGCCCTCCACCATGGTTATACCTTCACTGGTACCCGCAACAACGATGTCCAGTTCGCTTCGTGCAATCTGATCGAAGGTGGGATTTACGATAAGCTCACCGTCGACGGAACTGATCCGCACGGCAGCCACCGGTCCCTCGAAGGGAATATCGGAGATAACAACCGCCGCGGATGCAGCGACCATGGCGATAATATCAGGAGGATTGATCTGGTCGGCGGAAACCACCGTGGGAACAACCTGAATGTCACGTTTAAAGGCCTTATGAAAAAGGGGACGCATCGGCCGGTCAATCAGGCGGCAGACAAGAATCTCCTTATCCTTGGGACGTCCCTCTCTCTTGAGAAAGCCCCCGGGAATCTTACCTGCGGCATAGTACTTTTCGTTATATTCAACTTGCAGGGGAACGTAATCCAATCCTTCCACCGGCTTGTCACTGCAGCATACCGTCGCAAGAACAGCACTGCCTTCGTAGCGCGCAAAAACGGCACCATTAGCCTGTTTGGCCATTTTGCCGGTTTCGAGGATTAGTTCGCCACTCCCCATGGGAATGGTAACTGAATGAATCATTATACTGTATCCTTATTATTTTCTGAGGTTCAATCGGCCGAGCAGAGAACGATAGGTATCAAGATCCTTTCTCTGCAGATATTTAAGCAGCTTGCGCCTCTGTCCGACCATCTTCAGCAACCCCCGGCGTGAAGCATGGTCCTTCTTATTCGTCTTAAAGTGTTCGGTAAGGTCTTCTATTCTTTTAGTAAGCAGCGCGATCTGCACCTCGGTGGCTCCGCTGTCTTTATCGTTTTTTCCAAACTCTTTAATGACATCCTGTTTCGCTTCCTTAGCTAACATCATTTTCTCCTTTAACTCTCTTAAGTCCTTTGCTTTCTCATTTATGAGCGAAACCTGCTCTTAATTTTCATCCGTGTTTACGGTATTTTCCTAATTCACTAAGCTAAAAGAATTAGCAGTAAATTTTCTCCCTTAGAGTGTACTGAAAATCCTTAAAAAGTCAATCTCTCAAAGCACCGTTGACCATTCCATACACCCAGCGCCCTTCCTTCTTTTTGAGGAGTCCCAGGAATCGTCCATCACTGTCAAAACAGACCAGGGGTGTTGCGGCTTCAATTTCCGCAAGAAAACCGGCATCCTTCAGGGACCTTCCAAGAAGAAAACTCTCCACTTCGGCATCAGGGATACGTATCCCCGTTATTCCAAGGAGAGCTTCCATTGAATTCCGGTCGTCCAGTACCGGTGTATCCTCATCTATCTCATCCACCCCGATGGCATCTTCAATCCGGGCCCTTCCAACCTGCAGACGCCTCAGACTTTTTACATACGCCACGGTTCCCAGGGAATATGCGATATCCCGTGCCAGAGAGCGGATGTAGGTTCCTTTGGAACAGGCCACCCGCACCGAAAGGAAAGGTGCTGTATAGCCTGTAATCTCCAGGGAGTCAATAAAAATGCGTCGGAAAGGCATATCCGGCACCTCTCCCTTCAAAGCACGCTTATATGCCCGGGTACCATCTATATGCACAGCCGAGTACAGAGGCGGCTTCTGCAGTATTTCGCCCCTGAATCCGACAAGTGCTGATTCCAGATCCTCCAGAACAGGGATTCCTCCCTCGGCACACACCGCCCCCTCGGGATCGAGGGTTTCCGTTTCCCGGCCGAACTCGAAAACAGCCTCGTAAACCTTGTCCTGCTCGGTCAGATATGATGACAGCCGGGTAAAAGAGCCTGCAAGACAGACCAGAAGCCCGGAGGCAAATTTGTCGAGGGTACCGGTATGACCCGCTTTTCCGGCTTTAAGTCTGCGACCGGCAAAGCGGACAGTATCGCTTGAAGTAAACCCTTCGTTTTTGTCTATCAGGATAATGCCGTTTTTCCCGCTCATTTATCCTCGAGTTCATCCAGCTTATGGACCATCCTGACCCCCCGTTCAATGGAGCCATCCTGGTAAAACGTCAGTTTCGGAGTATTCCGCAACCTCAGCTTCTTGCCCAAACGTGCCTGGATAAACCCGGCAGCATGATTAAGTGCCTTAACCGCGTTCTCTACGGATTGAGGATTTTCAAAACTTGATACGTAGACCTTTGCATAACCGGTATCCTTGGACACTACAACCTCGGTCACGGATATAAAGCTGGATACCCTGTGGTCCTTTACAATTCCAGTAAGGATCATCTCGCTTATCGCATGCTGGATAAGCGAGGCAACCCGTTTCAGTCGATATTCTGACATTACTTCTCGTTTGTGCTCAGCTTCTTGGCGATCTCTTTGACCTCGATGACCTCAAACTGGTCGCCCACCTGAACGTCAAGGTAGTTTTCGATTCCAATACCGCATTCATATCCGGCAGCTACCTCTTTGGCATCATCCTTGAAGCGCCTGAGAGAGGTAATCTTTCCGGTGTGTATTTCTATACCGTCCCGGACCACATGCACGGTAGCACCCCGTATTACCTTTCCGCTGGTGACGTAACAACCGGCGATAAGTCCGATCTTCGGTACCTTGAAGGTTTCCCGGACTTCCACGGTACCGATGGTCTCTTCCCTGAGCTCGGGGGCCAGCATACCTTCCATTGCATCCCGTATATCATCTACGGCATCGTAGATAATGGTGTACTTCCGGATCTCCACCTTCTCCTGTTCGGCCAGGGCCTGAGCCTTCGGTGTAGGCCGCACATGGAAAGCGATTATGATCGCGTCTGAGGCGGCGGCAAGACTTACATTGGATTCGGTAACCGCACCTGCGGATGCATCGATTACATTGAGTCGTATTTCCGGCGTACTCAGGCGCTCAAGAGCCATCTGCAGGGCTTCCACGGAACCGTGTACGTCGCCCTTGATAATTACCTTGAGTTCCTGAACCTCACCCTGCTGTATGGAGTCATACAGGTTGTCCAGGGTTACCTTCTTGACATTCTTGGCTTCACCGGCTTTTTCAAGTTCCTGGCGCTTGGCACCGACCTGCCGGGCGATCTTCTCGGATTCGGTAACCTGGAAGGGATCGCCTGCGCTGGGTGTTCCGGTAAAACCAAGGACCTCCACCGGTGTTGCCGGCGTGGCCTTGTCCAGTTTATTCCCCTTGTCGTCGAACATGGCCCGGACCTTTCCGGGAAAAACTCCGGCTACAAAAGCATCGCCTACAGAAAGAGTACCGCGTTCGACGATAACTGTACCGACAATACCGCGTCCATGATCAACCTTGGACTCTATGATCCGACCTTCCGCACGGCAGTCATAATTTGCCTTAAGCTCCATCAGCTCGGCCTGAAGGTTTATCGTCTCCAGCAGCTCCGGTATCCCGTCTCGCGTCATGGCGGATACCTCGCAGAAGAGGGTTGTTCCGCCCCAGGACTCCGGCATCAAACCGTGCTCTGAAAGCTGCTGTTTAACCCGGTCGGGATTGGCCTCGGGGAGATCTATCTTGTTTATGGCAACAATGATTGGCACCTCAGCCGCTTTTGCATGATTGATGGCTTCCACCGTCTGCGGCATTACGCCGTCATTGGCAGCAACGACCAGAACAACAATATCGGTAACCTGTGCACCCCTGGCCCTCATCTGAGTAAAGGCTTCATGACCCGGGGTATCGAGGAATACAACCTCTCCGGCCCCGTCTGCAAGGGTAACCTTGTAGGCACCTATATGCTGTGTTATACCGCCGAACTCTCCGCCGACAACGTCGGTGGTCCGTATGCTGTCCAGAAGTTTGGTCTTACCGTGATCGACATGCCCCATAATGGTGACGATGGGCGGACGGGCTTTCAGATCATCCTCTCCACTCTTATCACTCTCGATGAGGGTCTCGTCGTAGAGACTCACGATTTTTACCCTGGCCCCGTATTCTTCTGCCAGAAGCTGGGCTGTTTCGGAATCGATCTGCTGGTTTATGGTAACCATCATTCCCATTCCCATGAGCTTGGAGATTAATTCACCTGCCTTGAGGTTCATCTTCCTGGCCAGTTCGGAAACGGTAATGACTTCCATAATATCTATCTCTTTGGGTACCGGATTAACCTTCTTGATGGGACGTTTCTTTATATGAAAATCCCTCTCCTCGACCTCTTCCTTCCGGCTCTTCTGGTAGGCCGCCTTCTTCTTGGCCTTGAAGAATTTCTTCCCGCTTTTTCCTTTTCCTTCTTCCTGAGTCGGAGCAGGCGGTGCTCCGCCTCCGGCAGGCGGTCCGGGGCGTCTGAAACCGCCGCCCGGGCGTGACGGTCCACCGGGCCTTCCCTGTCCGGGACCGGAAGGGCCTCTTCTGG
This window encodes:
- the rpsO gene encoding 30S ribosomal protein S15, with the protein product MLAKEAKQDVIKEFGKNDKDSGATEVQIALLTKRIEDLTEHFKTNKKDHASRRGLLKMVGQRRKLLKYLQRKDLDTYRSLLGRLNLRK
- the dut gene encoding dUTP diphosphatase: MDSTGSIRVPAILPESGAPVYSTEVSSGADLKAALDGAVVLKSLERALIPTGLFLEIPPGFEAQVRPRSGLALRRGLTVLNSPGTIDADYRGEIKVIMVNLSAEEVTILPGERIAQIVFAPVIQAVFEEKSRLPGTERGTGGFGSTGV
- the truB gene encoding tRNA pseudouridine(55) synthase TruB, yielding MSGKNGIILIDKNEGFTSSDTVRFAGRRLKAGKAGHTGTLDKFASGLLVCLAGSFTRLSSYLTEQDKVYEAVFEFGRETETLDPEGAVCAEGGIPVLEDLESALVGFRGEILQKPPLYSAVHIDGTRAYKRALKGEVPDMPFRRIFIDSLEITGYTAPFLSVRVACSKGTYIRSLARDIAYSLGTVAYVKSLRRLQVGRARIEDAIGVDEIDEDTPVLDDRNSMEALLGITGIRIPDAEVESFLLGRSLKDAGFLAEIEAATPLVCFDSDGRFLGLLKKKEGRWVYGMVNGALRD
- a CDS encoding LptF/LptG family permease; the encoded protein is MSDLAVIRRKTILFRYVAGEFILSFAVVFLFFFFIFFINQILLMAEEILSKNVAPGDVLRLIVYAVPNIISYSFPFSALVGGLMAVGRLVGDNEILAMQSAGIPLKTIALPIFTLGLIFGVLAYFSNDVLLPAGTMRFNTLYREILYSNPALELEAYSIKRYRDRVIATGKVESGSIEDIVIFDRDEKKNRRTINASRGVLDKNYGSGGVISLRLYDVVSIVSDQKRRGFYEYSSADIMEYNILLKDISLAVHSLTPREKSIRDILAVIKEKREQLSQRTMHNQMQVDQLETDLAALYLETFLSGKKLPGTKIAARQEQLRTARERDIRDRSLQMHLLEYHKKIALPAACVIFLLFAFPAGVLTRKGGRSIGFGIGLFVCMMYWGLLFAGQTLGIRSDLSPWIAIWTGNLVILAAGTGLLIIRSRR
- the pnp gene encoding polyribonucleotide nucleotidyltransferase, yielding MIHSVTIPMGSGELILETGKMAKQANGAVFARYEGSAVLATVCCSDKPVEGLDYVPLQVEYNEKYYAAGKIPGGFLKREGRPKDKEILVCRLIDRPMRPLFHKAFKRDIQVVPTVVSADQINPPDIIAMVAASAAVVISDIPFEGPVAAVRISSVDGELIVNPTFDQIARSELDIVVAGTSEGITMVEGGAKEVAEERMLEAIALAEVEIKKICAAQLELREKAGKEKLPLVEVEEVFALEDEIKSFATPKLEEACFVLGKFERYAAIKAVKEETLKAFEEKLEEEDYGKVDKIFEELEYTIVRSSILKNGKRTDGRSVEDIRPISCEIRVLPRTHGSALFTRGETQALAVTTLGTVSDEKIVDDIDGDKSYENFMLHYNFPPFSVGETGRMGTGRREIGHGHLAQRAIEGVLPKKEDFPYTVRVVSEILESNGSSSMATVCGSSLSLQSAGVPIKKPVAGIAMGLISSPEKTVVLSDILGEEDHLGDMDFKVAGTEDGITAFQMDIKISGVSQEIMATALSQAKKGRMHILGIMNETISSHQGNMSEYAPKIITLKVDEDKIGAVIGPGGKVIKGISERSGASINIDDSGLVTIFGRDQASAEAGEAMVRGIVEEPEIGTIYQGTVKRIMDFGAFVEILPGKEGLVHISKLSRERVNSVSDVLKVDQEIPVKLIEIDRMGRINLSYIDAIDPDKSNSGNQGQKRR
- the rbfA gene encoding 30S ribosome-binding factor RbfA is translated as MSEYRLKRVASLIQHAISEMILTGIVKDHRVSSFISVTEVVVSKDTGYAKVYVSSFENPQSVENAVKALNHAAGFIQARLGKKLRLRNTPKLTFYQDGSIERGVRMVHKLDELEDK
- the infB gene encoding translation initiation factor IF-2, whose protein sequence is MAEEQENKKKPKATLIKHKKPEEISSDEKHEKKRVVVVKKKKKPVPRVVAKKEDASAVESGQEEKQAVQDETLKSAAPEPSLQKKPEEAAAAPPQKTEEKAETKAPPRETGQEKTDKPVRKETAASKTEEIRPTQKGRTGGYTRMRSGETRFQRESRPQTQDRRERSNDRPPRRGPSGPGQGRPGGPSRPGGGFRRPGPPAGGGAPPAPTQEEGKGKSGKKFFKAKKKAAYQKSRKEEVEERDFHIKKRPIKKVNPVPKEIDIMEVITVSELARKMNLKAGELISKLMGMGMMVTINQQIDSETAQLLAEEYGARVKIVSLYDETLIESDKSGEDDLKARPPIVTIMGHVDHGKTKLLDSIRTTDVVGGEFGGITQHIGAYKVTLADGAGEVVFLDTPGHEAFTQMRARGAQVTDIVVLVVAANDGVMPQTVEAINHAKAAEVPIIVAINKIDLPEANPDRVKQQLSEHGLMPESWGGTTLFCEVSAMTRDGIPELLETINLQAELMELKANYDCRAEGRIIESKVDHGRGIVGTVIVERGTLSVGDAFVAGVFPGKVRAMFDDKGNKLDKATPATPVEVLGFTGTPSAGDPFQVTESEKIARQVGAKRQELEKAGEAKNVKKVTLDNLYDSIQQGEVQELKVIIKGDVHGSVEALQMALERLSTPEIRLNVIDASAGAVTESNVSLAAASDAIIIAFHVRPTPKAQALAEQEKVEIRKYTIIYDAVDDIRDAMEGMLAPELREETIGTVEVRETFKVPKIGLIAGCYVTSGKVIRGATVHVVRDGIEIHTGKITSLRRFKDDAKEVAAGYECGIGIENYLDVQVGDQFEVIEVKEIAKKLSTNEK